From the Halalkalicoccus sp. NIPERK01 genome, one window contains:
- a CDS encoding twin-arginine translocase subunit TatC, which translates to MGEHRMDGERAVTDGGTTTASATADDEADVGGISAPAEDQEMPLADHIEEMIKRLAIVIVVAGSVSIVVFPLADQLITFLWYSVLPGGDVAQPRVYGPLEFVLARIKVASLAGLIVALPVLVYESYRFMRPGLYRNERKYYLAAVPTSLVLAVVGVLFAYFVVLPAIFTYFLTYSQDAGAIAFGLGDTFGLMLVLMAYLAVVFQIPLLIMLAIMMGLTTRRWLTDRRLYFWGAFLGLAFVSSPDPTGMAPIIIALTMVSLFEGTLLVLKWVGR; encoded by the coding sequence ATGGGCGAGCATCGCATGGACGGCGAGCGGGCCGTCACCGACGGCGGGACGACCACGGCGTCGGCCACGGCCGACGACGAGGCCGACGTCGGCGGCATCTCCGCGCCCGCCGAGGACCAGGAGATGCCCCTCGCCGACCACATCGAGGAGATGATCAAGCGCCTGGCGATCGTCATCGTCGTCGCCGGGTCGGTCAGCATCGTCGTCTTCCCGCTCGCCGACCAGCTCATCACCTTCCTGTGGTACTCCGTACTGCCGGGCGGCGACGTCGCCCAGCCCCGCGTCTACGGCCCCCTCGAGTTCGTCCTCGCCCGCATCAAGGTCGCCAGTCTGGCGGGGCTCATCGTCGCGCTGCCGGTGCTGGTCTACGAGAGCTATCGGTTCATGCGCCCCGGCCTCTACAGGAACGAACGCAAGTACTACCTCGCGGCCGTCCCCACCAGCCTGGTGCTCGCGGTCGTGGGCGTGCTCTTCGCGTACTTCGTCGTGTTGCCCGCGATCTTCACGTACTTCCTGACCTACTCGCAGGACGCCGGGGCGATCGCGTTCGGCCTCGGCGACACCTTCGGTCTGATGCTCGTCCTGATGGCGTACCTCGCGGTGGTCTTCCAGATCCCGCTTCTGATCATGCTGGCGATCATGATGGGGCTCACCACGAGGCGGTGGCTCACCGATCGGCGGCTCTACTTCTGGGGTGCGTTCCTCGGACTCGCGTTCGTCTCCAGTCCCGACCCGACCGGGATGGCCCCGATCATCATCGCGCTGACGATGGTGTCGCTGTTTGAGGGGACGCTGCTCGTGCTGAAGTGGGTCGGGAGATGA
- a CDS encoding CTP-dependent riboflavin kinase: MSQTAVREVESDELVALRQLGLDGALSGEAKISCSALATRLETSSQTASRRLQALEAADLITRETVADGQWIAITDGGERALRTEYDAYRRLFEGKSSVDLEGTVTGGMGEGKHYISLPGYMEQFEERLGYAPFPGTLNVELGEESVRRRGAMEAFEPVHIDGWEDDERTYGPCVCYPATVVSEAEYDGAHVIAPERTHHDEGQLELIAPVKLREELALSDGDRLTVRVEEK; the protein is encoded by the coding sequence ATGTCACAGACCGCGGTACGGGAGGTCGAATCCGACGAACTCGTCGCCCTCCGGCAGTTGGGCCTCGACGGCGCGCTCTCGGGGGAGGCGAAGATCTCGTGTTCGGCGCTGGCCACTAGGTTAGAGACCTCCAGCCAGACCGCCTCGCGTCGGCTGCAGGCCTTGGAAGCGGCCGACCTGATCACGCGCGAGACGGTCGCGGACGGCCAGTGGATCGCGATTACCGACGGGGGCGAGCGCGCGCTTCGCACGGAGTATGACGCCTACCGGCGGCTGTTCGAGGGGAAATCGAGCGTCGACCTCGAAGGAACCGTCACAGGAGGGATGGGCGAGGGCAAACACTACATCTCGCTTCCGGGCTACATGGAACAGTTCGAGGAGCGACTGGGCTACGCGCCGTTTCCGGGGACCCTGAACGTCGAGTTGGGCGAGGAGAGCGTCCGGCGGCGCGGCGCGATGGAGGCGTTCGAGCCGGTCCACATCGACGGCTGGGAGGACGACGAGCGCACCTACGGCCCGTGTGTCTGCTACCCGGCGACCGTCGTTTCCGAGGCGGAGTACGACGGGGCGCACGTCATCGCCCCCGAGCGGACCCACCACGACGAGGGCCAACTGGAACTGATCGCGCCCGTGAAGCTCCGCGAGGAACTCGCCCTCTCGGACGGGGATCGGCTCACCGTCCGCGTGGAGGAGAAATGA
- the twy1 gene encoding 4-demethylwyosine synthase TYW1 produces MSGPKQVSSPEYHSENHTAAQTCGWTANALRGEGKCYKYAFYGIESHRCIQMTPVVKCNERCVFCWRDHRGHAYELGDVEWDDPDAVVDASIRLQKRLLSGFGGNDEVPREVFEQAMEPRHVAISLDGEPTLYPYLPELIDAFSDRGITTFLVSNGTDPEMLARCEPTQLYVSVDAAERATFDRVVRAVEDDAWERLIDTMDVLAGKDDTRTVLRTTLVGGENMHDPDWYAAFYDRADPDFVELKAYMHVGHSQGRLDRSAMPDHEDVVAFAEDVQEHLPEHDYINDVPVSRVALLSKTEETWVPKLEKGSEFWEDDPLAAD; encoded by the coding sequence TCCTCGCCGGAGTACCACAGCGAGAACCACACCGCCGCCCAGACCTGCGGGTGGACCGCGAACGCCCTCCGCGGCGAGGGCAAGTGCTACAAGTACGCCTTCTACGGCATCGAGTCCCACCGCTGCATCCAGATGACGCCCGTCGTCAAGTGCAACGAGCGGTGCGTCTTCTGCTGGCGCGATCATCGGGGTCACGCCTACGAACTCGGCGACGTCGAGTGGGACGACCCCGACGCCGTCGTCGACGCCAGCATCCGCCTCCAGAAGCGACTGCTCTCGGGGTTCGGCGGCAACGACGAGGTGCCCCGCGAGGTGTTCGAGCAGGCGATGGAGCCGCGTCACGTCGCCATCAGCCTCGACGGCGAACCCACGCTCTATCCGTACCTCCCCGAACTCATCGACGCCTTCAGTGATCGAGGAATCACCACCTTCCTCGTCTCCAACGGGACCGACCCCGAGATGCTGGCGCGGTGTGAGCCCACGCAACTGTACGTCAGCGTCGACGCCGCCGAACGCGCCACGTTCGACCGGGTGGTCCGGGCGGTTGAGGACGACGCCTGGGAGCGCCTGATCGACACGATGGACGTGCTCGCCGGGAAGGACGACACCCGCACGGTGCTTCGCACCACCCTCGTCGGCGGCGAGAACATGCACGACCCCGACTGGTACGCCGCCTTCTACGACCGCGCCGACCCCGATTTCGTCGAACTCAAAGCCTACATGCACGTGGGCCACTCGCAGGGCCGCCTCGACCGGAGCGCGATGCCCGACCACGAGGACGTGGTGGCGTTCGCCGAGGACGTGCAAGAACACCTGCCCGAGCACGACTACATCAACGACGTACCGGTCTCGCGCGTGGCGCTGCTCTCGAAGACCGAGGAGACGTGGGTGCCGAAACTGGAGAAGGGCAGCGAGTTCTGGGAGGACGACCCGCTCGCGGCCGACTAG
- a CDS encoding branched-chain amino acid transaminase, producing the protein MGFDEMDVDTIWMDGEFVDWDDAQIHVLSHGLHYGTGVFEGIRCYDTEEGPAIFRWDEHAKRLYDSCQPYGLEIDHEPDELEEATKELIRRQDLESCYIRPIAFYGYDSLGVSPKDCPTRIAIAAWPWGTYLGEDALEKGVKVKVSSWRKHASSQIPTNAKTTGLYVNSLLAGEEARSHGYVEALVLNKEGNVAEGPGENLFLVRDGEIYTPGLAEGILDGITRNSVIEIARDLGYTVHDEATISRGELHTADELFFTGTAAEVTPIKGVDNVTVGERGPITEELQSRFFDVIERRTDDYDEWFSYV; encoded by the coding sequence ATGGGATTCGACGAGATGGACGTCGACACGATCTGGATGGACGGCGAGTTCGTCGACTGGGACGACGCGCAGATCCACGTTCTGAGCCACGGCCTGCACTACGGCACCGGCGTCTTCGAGGGGATCCGTTGCTACGACACCGAGGAGGGCCCCGCGATCTTTCGCTGGGACGAACACGCCAAACGCCTCTACGATTCGTGTCAGCCCTACGGGCTGGAGATCGACCACGAACCCGACGAGCTAGAGGAGGCGACGAAGGAGCTCATCCGCCGCCAGGACCTCGAATCGTGTTACATCCGCCCCATCGCCTTCTACGGCTACGACAGCCTGGGGGTGAGCCCGAAGGACTGTCCGACCCGGATCGCCATCGCCGCGTGGCCGTGGGGTACGTATCTCGGCGAGGATGCTCTCGAAAAGGGCGTGAAGGTGAAGGTCTCCTCGTGGCGAAAGCACGCCTCGAGCCAGATCCCGACGAACGCCAAGACCACCGGGCTGTACGTCAACAGCCTGCTGGCCGGCGAGGAGGCCCGGAGCCACGGCTACGTCGAGGCGCTCGTCCTCAACAAGGAGGGCAACGTCGCCGAGGGCCCCGGCGAGAACCTGTTTCTGGTGCGCGACGGCGAGATCTACACCCCCGGGCTCGCCGAGGGCATCCTCGACGGCATCACCCGAAACAGCGTCATCGAGATCGCCCGCGACCTGGGCTACACCGTCCACGACGAGGCGACGATCAGCCGCGGCGAACTCCACACCGCCGACGAACTGTTCTTCACCGGCACGGCCGCGGAGGTCACGCCGATCAAGGGGGTCGACAACGTCACGGTCGGCGAGCGCGGCCCCATTACGGAAGAGCTCCAGTCGCGATTCTTCGACGTGATCGAGCGGCGAACCGACGACTACGACGAGTGGTTCAGCTACGTCTAA
- the ribB gene encoding 3,4-dihydroxy-2-butanone-4-phosphate synthase has protein sequence MTQHQTRSTARAVEAFRSGSPVLIHDAADREGETDLIYPAGAVGSDDVARLRNDAGGLVCVALSASVADRLGLPFVQEAIDHPAAENHDLAYDDRSSFSLTVNHRETRTGITDADRALTITALAGVAAEPDAGAFARTFRAPGHVHLLRAAEGLLAEREGHTEFGVALADAADLPPAVVVCEMLDDHSGGALSPGDARAYAERHDLPYLEGRDLRAGLGR, from the coding sequence ATGACCCAACACCAGACGCGCTCGACCGCTCGGGCCGTCGAGGCGTTCCGTAGCGGCTCCCCGGTGCTGATCCACGACGCCGCCGACCGCGAGGGCGAGACCGATCTGATCTACCCCGCCGGCGCCGTCGGCTCCGACGACGTCGCCCGCCTCCGCAACGACGCCGGGGGGCTGGTCTGTGTCGCGCTCTCCGCGAGCGTCGCCGATCGGTTGGGACTTCCGTTCGTCCAGGAGGCGATCGACCACCCCGCGGCCGAGAACCACGACCTGGCCTACGACGACCGCTCGTCGTTTTCCCTGACGGTGAACCACCGCGAGACCCGGACGGGGATCACCGACGCCGACCGCGCGCTGACGATCACCGCGCTCGCGGGGGTCGCGGCGGAACCCGACGCCGGAGCCTTCGCCCGGACGTTTCGCGCACCGGGCCACGTCCACCTGCTCCGGGCCGCCGAGGGCCTGCTCGCCGAGCGCGAGGGCCACACCGAGTTCGGGGTCGCGCTCGCCGACGCGGCGGACCTCCCGCCCGCGGTCGTCGTCTGCGAGATGCTCGACGACCACTCCGGCGGGGCGCTCTCGCCCGGCGACGCCCGCGCGTACGCCGAGCGCCACGACCTCCCCTACCTCGAAGGGCGCGACCTCCGCGCCGGTCTCGGCCGGTAG